A part of Paenibacillus donghaensis genomic DNA contains:
- a CDS encoding HAD-IIIC family phosphatase — MSEEQAVKRILISATFTANPVLKTLDSWQKKLQLSYTSEVLAYNQVFQEWLHAESALRSNQAGLNVVMLRWEDWLPYQDETAVDYASMKPENEQFQKMRETLAATAADAVQALRAFATGSSCQTLLMICPSSQAYESQAHWRSCFAELEQQLQDQADQSELIHIIRAQAYHDSYRIEVIDDPARNKLGHIPFVDKYYDFLGTLLVRYYYSLQSKPYKVIVADCDHTLWSGVCGESAFQKLAVQGATLELQHFLVRQKEQGMLLCLCSKNNEEDVWHVFDNRRDFPLKRLDLTDSRINWQLKSDNLRSLAESLNVGLDSFIFIDDNPVECAEVQARCPEVLTLQWPAEEEERLELLRHTWAFDHFNVTAEDARRTVMTQQNLQRKSLLEESADFQTFLQKLDLRVDIVDMENKHLSRVSQLTKRTNQFNFTTIRRSQKEIQLLLDKEGYTCKVVHVRDRFGDYGLVGMILYKLEEDSLKVDTFILSCRVLGRGVEHQIMRTLGELALEKGLSYVDVRYVETNKNKPVSDFIAFVLKAIPEQSQVNQPESGAEYRLGAASLKKITLDLRKEDSRSLDQPASPVPPLQATYPYILEEIKELVGSILSVEAGSIDANIGLENYMNDSFKVVELTAALQNRYPNVSATFLYEYSSLAEIAGALSSAEEQPAAASEGTEKEDVRVSADDLHNFKDNSGNSEHTGDEPYEVAIVGINGRFPQADSMAEFWENLLKGVPCITEIPPDRWNTDLYYDPNGESADKSHSKWGGFIQNVDSFDHAFFGISPREAECMDPQQRIFLEVVWGLLEDACYTRKSLDANTGVFVGVISNDYSLYASEAALHGFSAYRGAELYQIPNRVSYFMNFIGPSMAVDTACSSSGTAIHLAYESMRRGECRSAIVGGVNLFLHPGRYIQYSQMQMLSRDKECCPFGANAAGTIFGEGIGALLLKPLQQAQLDQDRIYAVIKGTAVNSGGKTNGFTVPNPNAQAELIAAALNNACIPASTVSYIEAHGTGTPLGDPIEVRGLTKAFEQCKADHEASVASGSCALGSVKSNIGHLESGAAIAGIIKILLQMKHKTIVPSLNSSLLNPLIPFASSPFYVPQKAEEWRRPVWMDANGISRPAPRRAGISSFGAGGSNAHIILEEYEHTEVLLTKEQRVPIVVLSAKNEIALQMMAERLRAFIENEGLQEAELAALAYSLQVGREQFKYRAAFIFDSLQELCNQLEDFAEGRTGSGKIVTGVVQSSLSGQLLFGEREADQAFLQSLLKDREYARIAMLWVMGADIYWPCLYMHRRPQRMSLPGYPFAKTRHWLPAQHELVKGGHTATLLQPLLHRIDSRKTAKLGTGLVFETTLVPWHSLIQSSSMSGKPVLPAAAYIEMVRAAMDEAAGAADIVIENIDLLEPLTVEVQTRVYLSLSAVDEHQYVFCIQSDGEDPKLYSKGTVRADEGRAAFFDISAIVEDRLSQVDPETFYSACAKSEVHLDEMQRQVTRLWDNGRDLLAELRMKESELGRGYGIHPAMLECALQLQAYCSEENDEIAGMKEVRIAGKTPAAAYAYIQRDEHGGRKQASLLNPAGEVIVHIGQLLTRRQKKAWDELMYVPVWEELERLPVRKDIPQTVLIVDSESSASLSETLNEYYSNKFPKPQMIHIRLSELTEQLQDRENSWSCGIHDINGFEVCLRQYASIDCLYSLSDCRSYAATVDIEDLIQSQSANEVQLLRLIKALRQKETDGKRIATFIITQDNCRITDSAINPYGGGVTGLTYSIAHGDYRFSVRNIDISAEDLATEEKRSTLLENIVNEEASDRGDVVKLHSGRRYKQSFIKLDTERFKQTQGLQKNGVYVILGGSGLVGGIMTRYLMQNYQAKVVWIGRSPESSPAVQEKLDSFAALGEPPLYVQADATSLEQLQQAVARIKRHYPNINGAIFSGIVISFENSVAQTTEREFKDILDVKSQGSIHFYKAFEREKLDFLCYFSSGQAFSFSGAATLSAYASGITFADTFVRYMRPKAAFPIGIINWGFWMPAELNPSLSKNIGFIEPFEGFSCFEQFTAMLRMDTVRQVICLKATEPVLELMKCKESETVSALERYSRPEVGTLWNQEIVMEDQLPELYAINDQEELQLWMVKLLYVQMQEMGFFNRKGIRIETQALRKVTGTLDKFDRMVDECLGLLEAKGFIRREGNAVIATEQPQLRDGAGVWSMWETAKDVYLRDANWQTKVRLVDACLRKLPDILRGTVMATDVLFPESSMKMLEGVYKGNALSDYFNNVVANIIVEYVRRRVQTDPLTKVKIIEVGAGTGGTSAMVFAKLKPYSEYVEYCYTDISKAFLLFAKEKYGPDNPYIQFKLNNIEKPLADQNIKAGSYDIAIATNCLHATKNMNRTMRNMKAVLKAGGLLLLNEDTDKMIFTTLTFGLLDGWWLYEDEHLRIPGAPLLYPETWKAVLEEEGFCDVGFPASAARGLGQQIIAAESNGVIRQPITGKTLSPQNESASSQEKKGSADPSIKMKQQLTAAGERKLKAEAVTSAAGSAGESLESYVKSVILDKLSKSLKVTVDSIDTAAAFSDYGVDSIIGIMFVKQTGEGLGIQLNSAILFDYPTVDRLSRFIIKNYKDQLQANVKLPVKPAALSSPNPDDFLDLLKEQFFADDISIDSLIQKIRQ, encoded by the coding sequence ATGAGCGAAGAACAAGCGGTGAAACGGATTCTGATTTCAGCTACTTTTACAGCGAACCCGGTGTTAAAAACGTTGGACTCCTGGCAAAAGAAGCTTCAGCTGTCATACACTTCAGAAGTGCTTGCATACAATCAGGTGTTTCAGGAATGGCTTCATGCCGAAAGCGCGCTGCGCAGCAATCAGGCGGGCCTGAATGTTGTTATGCTCCGGTGGGAGGACTGGCTGCCTTATCAAGATGAAACTGCCGTTGACTATGCCTCAATGAAGCCGGAAAATGAGCAGTTTCAAAAAATGAGAGAAACTTTGGCGGCTACCGCAGCCGATGCTGTACAAGCATTGCGTGCTTTCGCTACCGGTTCCTCCTGCCAGACCCTGCTGATGATCTGCCCGTCCTCTCAGGCTTACGAATCGCAAGCGCATTGGCGTTCCTGCTTCGCAGAGCTGGAACAGCAGCTTCAGGATCAGGCTGACCAATCGGAGCTGATCCATATCATCAGGGCGCAAGCTTATCATGACTCGTACCGGATTGAAGTCATCGATGACCCGGCCCGCAATAAACTGGGGCACATTCCTTTTGTAGACAAGTATTATGATTTTCTGGGGACATTACTGGTTCGTTATTATTATTCTCTGCAAAGTAAACCGTACAAAGTTATCGTGGCGGATTGTGACCACACATTATGGTCGGGCGTCTGCGGCGAATCGGCCTTTCAGAAGCTTGCGGTTCAAGGTGCGACATTGGAATTGCAGCATTTTCTTGTCCGGCAAAAGGAGCAGGGGATGCTGCTTTGTCTATGCAGTAAAAACAACGAAGAGGATGTTTGGCATGTGTTCGACAACCGTCGGGATTTTCCGCTGAAGCGGTTGGATCTGACGGATTCCCGCATAAATTGGCAGCTTAAATCCGATAATCTCCGGTCGCTGGCCGAGTCGCTTAATGTGGGCTTGGACAGTTTTATTTTTATTGACGACAATCCGGTTGAATGTGCAGAGGTTCAGGCCCGCTGTCCTGAGGTGCTTACCCTGCAGTGGCCTGCGGAGGAGGAGGAAAGATTAGAGCTGCTCCGGCATACCTGGGCGTTTGACCATTTTAATGTGACAGCGGAAGATGCCAGAAGAACTGTGATGACGCAGCAAAATCTGCAGCGTAAATCATTGCTTGAGGAGTCGGCGGATTTCCAGACTTTTCTTCAAAAGCTGGATCTTAGAGTTGATATTGTTGATATGGAAAATAAACACTTGTCCCGGGTATCCCAGCTGACAAAGCGGACAAACCAGTTCAACTTCACGACGATCCGCCGCAGTCAAAAGGAGATCCAGCTGCTGCTCGATAAAGAGGGCTATACATGCAAAGTTGTGCATGTGCGTGACCGCTTTGGCGATTACGGCCTGGTTGGTATGATTCTTTACAAGCTTGAGGAAGACAGCCTGAAGGTGGATACCTTTATCTTGAGCTGCCGCGTATTGGGACGGGGAGTAGAGCATCAGATTATGCGGACATTGGGTGAGCTGGCGCTTGAAAAGGGCCTTTCTTATGTCGATGTCCGGTATGTAGAGACCAACAAGAATAAACCGGTGAGTGATTTTATAGCTTTTGTTCTGAAAGCAATCCCGGAGCAGTCGCAAGTTAACCAGCCGGAGTCAGGAGCAGAGTACCGGCTTGGCGCAGCGTCTTTGAAAAAAATAACATTAGATCTGCGTAAGGAGGATTCCCGTTCCTTGGATCAACCGGCATCTCCCGTTCCTCCGCTGCAAGCCACATATCCTTATATTCTGGAGGAAATCAAAGAATTGGTTGGCAGCATTCTTTCGGTTGAGGCCGGAAGCATCGATGCTAACATCGGTTTGGAAAATTACATGAACGATTCGTTTAAAGTTGTGGAATTGACGGCTGCACTGCAGAACCGCTACCCCAATGTATCGGCTACTTTTTTGTATGAGTATTCATCATTGGCTGAAATTGCCGGCGCCTTGAGCAGTGCGGAGGAACAGCCTGCGGCCGCCTCAGAAGGAACTGAAAAAGAAGATGTGCGCGTATCGGCAGATGATTTACATAATTTTAAAGATAATAGCGGGAACTCGGAACATACCGGGGATGAACCCTATGAAGTGGCCATTGTCGGAATTAACGGACGCTTTCCGCAGGCAGACAGTATGGCTGAATTCTGGGAGAATTTATTAAAAGGTGTGCCTTGCATTACGGAAATTCCTCCGGACCGTTGGAATACGGATCTGTATTATGATCCCAACGGTGAATCCGCGGACAAGAGCCACAGCAAATGGGGAGGGTTCATCCAGAATGTGGACAGCTTCGACCATGCCTTTTTTGGCATTTCACCGAGGGAAGCGGAGTGTATGGACCCGCAGCAGCGAATTTTTCTGGAAGTCGTGTGGGGATTACTGGAAGATGCCTGCTACACAAGAAAAAGCCTGGATGCGAATACCGGCGTATTCGTCGGTGTAATTTCTAATGATTACAGCCTGTACGCAAGTGAAGCTGCCTTGCATGGTTTCAGCGCATACCGGGGAGCCGAATTATATCAAATTCCTAACCGGGTATCCTATTTCATGAATTTCATCGGCCCTAGTATGGCGGTAGATACGGCTTGTTCGTCATCCGGCACGGCAATACACCTTGCATACGAAAGTATGCGCAGAGGAGAATGCCGCAGTGCCATCGTCGGCGGGGTCAATTTATTTTTGCATCCGGGTCGTTACATTCAATATTCGCAGATGCAAATGCTGTCCAGAGACAAGGAATGCTGTCCGTTTGGGGCAAATGCGGCAGGGACGATTTTTGGCGAGGGCATTGGCGCTTTGCTGCTGAAGCCTTTGCAGCAAGCTCAATTAGATCAGGACCGGATCTATGCTGTAATCAAAGGAACAGCCGTGAATTCAGGCGGCAAGACGAATGGGTTCACTGTTCCCAATCCTAATGCCCAGGCGGAGCTGATTGCTGCCGCGCTTAACAATGCCTGCATACCCGCATCCACCGTTAGCTATATCGAGGCGCACGGTACGGGGACACCGCTCGGAGATCCGATTGAAGTGCGGGGGCTAACCAAGGCATTCGAGCAGTGTAAAGCGGATCATGAGGCTTCCGTTGCTTCAGGTTCTTGCGCGCTGGGGTCCGTAAAATCGAATATCGGTCATCTGGAGTCCGGGGCTGCAATCGCAGGAATCATAAAGATTCTGCTGCAAATGAAGCATAAGACCATAGTACCATCGCTGAATTCATCACTTCTTAATCCATTGATTCCGTTTGCCTCCTCGCCCTTTTATGTACCCCAGAAGGCCGAGGAGTGGCGGCGGCCGGTATGGATGGACGCGAACGGTATATCGCGTCCGGCACCGCGCCGGGCAGGAATCAGCTCGTTCGGAGCAGGCGGGTCCAATGCTCATATTATTCTTGAGGAATATGAGCATACAGAGGTGTTATTAACTAAAGAACAGCGTGTTCCCATTGTAGTCCTGTCAGCCAAAAACGAGATAGCGCTGCAAATGATGGCCGAAAGGCTGAGAGCTTTTATTGAGAACGAAGGGCTTCAGGAAGCGGAATTAGCTGCTTTGGCGTACAGCTTGCAGGTAGGCCGGGAACAGTTCAAATATCGTGCGGCATTCATTTTCGATTCTTTGCAGGAGCTTTGCAATCAACTGGAGGATTTTGCCGAAGGACGCACCGGCTCCGGTAAAATCGTTACCGGCGTTGTGCAGAGTTCACTTTCCGGACAGCTTCTTTTTGGCGAAAGGGAAGCAGATCAGGCCTTTCTGCAGAGTCTGCTTAAGGACAGGGAATACGCCCGGATAGCGATGTTATGGGTGATGGGGGCCGACATCTATTGGCCATGTCTGTACATGCATCGGCGTCCGCAGCGGATGAGCTTACCCGGATATCCGTTTGCCAAAACGCGCCACTGGCTTCCTGCACAGCATGAGCTTGTCAAAGGAGGGCATACAGCAACGCTGCTGCAGCCTCTGCTGCACCGCATCGATTCCCGGAAGACAGCCAAATTGGGAACGGGGCTCGTCTTTGAAACGACTCTGGTTCCGTGGCATTCCCTTATTCAAAGTTCCTCTATGAGCGGCAAGCCCGTGCTTCCGGCAGCGGCTTATATAGAAATGGTTCGTGCAGCGATGGATGAGGCCGCAGGGGCTGCTGATATTGTCATTGAGAACATCGATTTGTTGGAACCGCTTACCGTTGAAGTGCAGACCCGGGTGTATCTCTCACTGAGCGCTGTGGATGAACACCAATATGTGTTCTGCATCCAGTCAGACGGAGAAGACCCTAAGCTTTACAGCAAGGGGACTGTGCGTGCGGACGAGGGCAGGGCGGCATTTTTCGACATCTCAGCAATTGTAGAGGACCGGTTATCCCAGGTAGACCCGGAAACGTTCTATTCAGCGTGTGCGAAATCTGAAGTTCATCTTGATGAGATGCAGCGCCAAGTGACCCGGTTGTGGGACAACGGCAGGGATCTGCTGGCGGAGCTGCGCATGAAAGAGAGCGAGTTAGGAAGAGGGTACGGCATTCACCCGGCTATGCTGGAATGCGCTTTACAGCTGCAGGCCTATTGTTCGGAAGAAAACGATGAGATCGCAGGCATGAAAGAGGTTCGAATAGCCGGAAAAACGCCGGCTGCCGCATATGCCTATATACAGCGTGACGAGCATGGGGGCAGGAAACAGGCTTCCTTACTGAACCCGGCCGGTGAAGTCATTGTTCACATCGGCCAGTTGCTTACGCGCAGACAGAAGAAGGCGTGGGACGAGCTGATGTATGTGCCGGTGTGGGAAGAGCTGGAACGGCTGCCTGTCCGGAAGGATATCCCGCAAACGGTGCTGATTGTCGATTCTGAATCCTCGGCTTCGCTCAGCGAAACTTTGAATGAATATTATTCAAACAAATTTCCAAAGCCGCAGATGATCCATATCCGGTTAAGTGAGCTTACGGAGCAGTTGCAGGACCGTGAGAATAGCTGGTCGTGCGGCATTCATGATATTAACGGATTTGAGGTATGCCTGAGGCAATATGCCTCCATTGATTGCTTGTATTCCCTGTCGGACTGCCGGTCTTATGCAGCGACGGTTGACATAGAAGATTTGATACAAAGCCAGTCGGCCAATGAGGTTCAGCTGCTGAGGCTTATCAAAGCCCTCCGGCAAAAAGAGACGGACGGAAAGCGCATTGCTACTTTTATCATTACTCAGGACAACTGCCGGATCACGGATTCAGCGATTAACCCTTACGGCGGCGGAGTTACAGGGCTTACGTATTCTATTGCACACGGAGACTACCGTTTTTCGGTAAGAAATATTGATATTTCTGCTGAGGATCTTGCAACAGAGGAAAAGCGAAGCACCTTGCTGGAAAATATCGTTAATGAGGAAGCTTCTGACCGCGGAGACGTTGTAAAGCTCCATTCAGGGCGCAGATATAAACAAAGCTTCATCAAGCTGGATACAGAACGGTTCAAACAAACGCAAGGACTGCAAAAGAACGGCGTCTACGTCATTTTAGGAGGAAGCGGCTTAGTCGGCGGTATAATGACCAGGTATCTGATGCAGAATTATCAGGCCAAAGTGGTGTGGATCGGACGTTCTCCCGAATCGTCACCTGCGGTACAAGAAAAACTGGATTCATTCGCAGCGCTGGGTGAGCCTCCGCTTTATGTACAGGCTGACGCAACGAGTCTGGAACAATTGCAGCAAGCGGTAGCCCGGATTAAAAGGCATTATCCGAACATTAACGGAGCTATCTTCTCCGGAATTGTAATTTCATTTGAAAATTCGGTTGCCCAAACAACCGAACGTGAATTTAAGGACATCTTAGATGTCAAATCACAAGGAAGCATTCATTTTTATAAAGCCTTCGAGCGGGAAAAGCTGGATTTCTTATGCTATTTTTCGTCGGGGCAAGCCTTCTCCTTCTCAGGAGCGGCAACCTTATCGGCCTATGCATCAGGGATTACCTTTGCGGATACCTTTGTCAGGTACATGCGGCCGAAGGCAGCTTTTCCTATCGGCATCATCAACTGGGGATTCTGGATGCCGGCAGAGCTTAACCCTTCACTCAGCAAAAATATCGGATTTATTGAGCCGTTTGAAGGCTTCAGCTGCTTTGAACAATTCACGGCGATGCTGCGGATGGACACAGTCCGGCAAGTCATCTGCTTAAAAGCTACGGAGCCTGTGCTTGAATTAATGAAATGCAAAGAGTCGGAGACTGTTTCGGCACTGGAGAGATACTCCAGACCGGAAGTAGGGACGCTGTGGAATCAAGAGATTGTAATGGAAGATCAATTGCCGGAGTTATATGCGATTAATGATCAGGAAGAGCTTCAATTGTGGATGGTAAAGCTGTTGTATGTGCAGATGCAGGAAATGGGCTTTTTTAACCGTAAAGGGATTCGGATAGAGACACAGGCGCTCCGTAAAGTCACGGGCACTCTGGATAAATTTGACCGCATGGTTGACGAATGCCTGGGCTTGCTGGAGGCAAAAGGTTTTATCCGGCGCGAGGGGAATGCGGTAATTGCCACGGAACAGCCTCAGCTCCGCGATGGAGCTGGTGTATGGAGCATGTGGGAGACGGCAAAGGATGTTTATTTACGTGATGCAAACTGGCAGACAAAAGTACGGCTGGTAGATGCCTGCTTACGGAAGCTGCCGGATATTCTGCGGGGTACGGTGATGGCCACAGACGTGTTATTTCCGGAATCCTCCATGAAGATGCTGGAAGGCGTCTATAAAGGGAATGCCTTGTCAGATTATTTCAATAATGTGGTAGCTAATATAATCGTGGAATACGTGCGCCGGCGTGTTCAGACCGATCCTTTGACAAAGGTGAAAATTATTGAGGTAGGGGCGGGAACGGGAGGCACCAGCGCCATGGTGTTTGCCAAGCTGAAGCCTTACAGTGAATACGTAGAGTACTGTTATACGGATATTTCCAAAGCGTTTTTGTTGTTTGCAAAGGAGAAGTACGGCCCTGATAATCCATATATTCAATTTAAATTAAACAATATCGAGAAGCCGCTGGCAGATCAAAATATTAAAGCCGGAAGCTACGATATCGCGATTGCAACAAATTGCCTGCATGCGACCAAAAATATGAACCGCACCATGCGTAATATGAAGGCAGTTCTGAAAGCCGGCGGATTATTACTGTTAAATGAAGACACGGATAAGATGATTTTTACAACACTGACATTCGGTCTTTTGGACGGCTGGTGGTTGTACGAAGATGAGCATTTGCGTATACCGGGTGCTCCGCTCTTGTATCCAGAAACCTGGAAGGCTGTTCTAGAGGAGGAAGGCTTTTGTGATGTTGGATTTCCTGCTAGCGCAGCCCGCGGTTTAGGCCAGCAGATCATTGCAGCAGAGAGCAATGGCGTAATACGCCAGCCAATAACCGGCAAAACGCTGTCTCCGCAAAATGAGAGTGCCTCATCCCAAGAGAAAAAGGGTTCAGCGGACCCTTCTATAAAAATGAAGCAGCAGCTAACGGCGGCAGGTGAGCGTAAATTAAAAGCAGAGGCCGTAACGTCGGCAGCCGGAAGCGCAGGCGAAAGTCTTGAGTCCTACGTGAAGAGTGTGATTCTTGACAAGCTATCAAAATCGCTGAAAGTAACAGTGGACAGTATCGATACCGCGGCAGCCTTTTCTGATTACGGGGTGGATTCCATAATCGGGATTATGTTTGTAAAACAGACCGGTGAGGGGCTTGGAATTCAATTAAACAGCGCAATTCTGTTTGATTATCCGACAGTAGACCGGTTAAGCCGGTTTATCATCAAGAACTACAAAGACCAGCTGCAGGCAAATGTGAAGTTGCCGGTAAAGCCTGCTGCACTGTCCAGCCCGAATCCTGATGATTTTCTGGATTTGCTGAAAGAACAATTTTTTGCAGATGATATTTCTATCGATTCGTTAATCCAAAAGATCCGACAATAA